From the Pseudomonas sp. SORT22 genome, one window contains:
- a CDS encoding pseudouridine synthase, translating into MATPPFDPAQHQASTVCLPPGNWATVVDCLSEHFKAIGREQWLDRIARGRVLDAQGAPINAALAYRPGLRIHYFREVPNEKPIPVEEAILHIDEHLVVADKPHFLPVTPTGEYVEQTLLRRLIRRLDNPHLVPLHRIDRHTAGLVLFSANPQSRSAYQSLFPNRQIDKRYQAIARALPARDFPLVHKSRLVNGEPFFRMQEVEGVSNSETLAQVLEKNGELWRYGLSPVTGKTHQLRVHMTALGASICNDPFYPDIVQGPDDYSKPLKLLAHSLRFNDPLSGAERYFESRLTLDW; encoded by the coding sequence ATGGCCACGCCTCCCTTCGATCCGGCACAGCATCAAGCCAGTACTGTCTGCCTGCCGCCCGGCAACTGGGCGACGGTGGTCGATTGCCTGAGCGAGCACTTCAAGGCCATCGGTCGCGAGCAGTGGCTCGATCGTATCGCCCGCGGCCGGGTGCTCGATGCCCAGGGTGCGCCGATCAATGCCGCGCTTGCCTACCGTCCGGGCCTGCGCATTCACTACTTTCGTGAAGTGCCGAACGAAAAACCGATCCCGGTCGAAGAGGCCATCCTGCACATCGATGAGCACCTGGTGGTTGCCGACAAGCCGCATTTCCTGCCAGTCACCCCGACCGGCGAGTATGTCGAGCAGACCTTGCTGCGCCGGCTGATCCGCCGCCTGGACAATCCCCACCTGGTGCCCTTGCACCGCATCGACCGGCACACCGCCGGGCTGGTGCTGTTCTCGGCCAACCCGCAGAGCCGTTCGGCCTATCAGTCGCTGTTTCCAAACCGGCAGATCGACAAGCGCTACCAGGCCATCGCCCGCGCCTTGCCCGCGCGTGATTTTCCACTGGTGCACAAAAGTCGCCTGGTCAATGGCGAGCCGTTCTTCCGCATGCAGGAAGTGGAAGGGGTGAGCAACAGCGAAACCCTCGCCCAGGTGCTGGAGAAGAATGGCGAGCTGTGGCGCTACGGGCTGTCGCCGGTGACCGGCAAGACGCACCAGCTGCGCGTGCACATGACCGCCCTGGGCGCGAGCATTTGCAACGATCCGTTCTATCCGGACATCGTTCAGGGGCCGGACGACTACAGCAAGCCGCTGAAACTGCTGGCGCACAGCCTGCGTTTCAATGACCCGTTGAGCGGTGCAGAGCGATACTTTGAAAGCCGGCTGACGCTCGACTGGTAA
- a CDS encoding PAS domain-containing methyl-accepting chemotaxis protein, giving the protein MRNNQPITQRERTFPAQQRLISTTDAKGVITYCNDAFVEISGFSREELMRAPHNLVRHPDVPPAVFAHMWTTLKQGLPWMGIVKNRCKSGDHYWVNAYVTPVFESNQVVGFESVRVKPTAEQVRRAEALYQRINQGKPAIPRRDKWLPVVQDWLPFILISQIGFLIGNWLGHSWGFALAAGLSVPLGLLGLSWQQRGLKRLLRLAEQATSDPLIAQMYTDSRGVQARLEMAMLSQDARMKTCLTRLQDTAEHLNEQARQSDTLAHNSSSGLERQRVETEQVAAAVNQMAATTQEVANHVQRTADATQEANRLTGRGRDIAGETREAIQRLSAAVGETGLTVTQLARDSDEIGGVVDVIKGIADQTNLLALNAAIEAARAGEMGRGFAVVADEVRQLAQRTAESTGQIHGLIAKLQQTANSAVQTMESGHRQAEEGVARVMEADQALVGISEAVANITDMATQIAAATEEQTAVADEISRNISTIAQLADQTSEQAQHSALLSEELTRTATSQYSLVERFNR; this is encoded by the coding sequence ATGCGTAACAACCAGCCGATTACCCAGCGCGAACGGACTTTCCCAGCTCAGCAACGGTTGATTTCGACCACTGATGCCAAGGGCGTTATCACTTACTGCAACGACGCCTTCGTCGAAATCAGCGGCTTCTCCCGCGAGGAGCTGATGCGCGCACCGCACAACCTGGTCCGCCACCCGGATGTGCCGCCTGCTGTGTTTGCGCATATGTGGACCACGCTCAAGCAAGGCCTGCCATGGATGGGCATCGTCAAGAACCGCTGCAAGTCGGGTGACCATTACTGGGTCAACGCCTATGTTACGCCGGTGTTCGAGAGCAACCAGGTGGTGGGCTTCGAATCGGTGCGGGTCAAGCCCACCGCCGAACAGGTACGCCGCGCCGAAGCGCTGTACCAGCGCATCAACCAGGGCAAGCCGGCCATTCCGCGCCGCGACAAGTGGCTGCCGGTGGTGCAGGACTGGCTGCCGTTCATCCTCATCAGCCAGATCGGCTTCCTGATCGGCAACTGGCTCGGCCATTCCTGGGGCTTTGCCCTGGCCGCCGGCCTTTCGGTGCCGCTCGGCCTGCTTGGCCTGAGCTGGCAGCAACGCGGCCTCAAGCGCCTGCTGCGCCTGGCCGAACAAGCCACTTCCGACCCGCTGATCGCGCAGATGTACACCGACAGCCGCGGCGTGCAGGCGCGCCTGGAAATGGCCATGCTCAGCCAGGATGCGCGGATGAAAACCTGCCTGACCCGCCTGCAGGATACCGCCGAGCACCTCAACGAGCAGGCGCGCCAGTCCGACACCCTGGCCCACAACAGCTCCTCGGGCCTGGAACGCCAGCGCGTGGAAACCGAACAGGTTGCCGCCGCCGTCAACCAGATGGCCGCCACCACCCAGGAAGTGGCCAACCACGTGCAGCGCACGGCCGATGCCACTCAGGAAGCCAATCGCCTGACCGGGCGCGGCCGTGACATCGCCGGGGAAACCCGCGAAGCCATCCAGCGCCTGTCGGCTGCCGTCGGCGAGACCGGCCTGACCGTGACTCAGCTGGCTCGCGACAGCGACGAAATCGGTGGCGTGGTCGATGTGATCAAGGGCATTGCCGACCAGACCAACCTGCTGGCCCTGAACGCCGCCATCGAAGCGGCCCGGGCCGGTGAGATGGGCCGCGGCTTTGCCGTAGTGGCCGACGAAGTGCGCCAGCTGGCGCAACGCACCGCCGAATCCACCGGGCAGATCCACGGCCTGATCGCCAAACTGCAACAGACTGCCAACAGCGCCGTGCAGACCATGGAAAGCGGTCATCGCCAGGCTGAAGAAGGCGTTGCACGGGTGATGGAAGCCGACCAGGCATTGGTCGGCATCAGCGAAGCGGTAGCCAACATCACCGACATGGCCACGCAAATTGCTGCTGCCACTGAAGAGCAGACTGCGGTGGCCGACGAGATCAGCCGCAACATCAGTACCATCGCCCAACTGGCCGACCAGACCTCGGAACAGGCCCAGCACTCGGCGCTGCTCAGCGAAGAACTGACCCGCACCGCCACCAGCCAGTACTCGCTGGTGGAACGCTTCAACCGCTAA
- a CDS encoding CPBP family intramembrane glutamic endopeptidase, whose translation MLAPQWIGLALLGLGYLFALLKGNLGLLALPTLIALLCAGLLVRRASLWQKLVGHALFVLLAFALALHMLPGFSGAKVIDKVRFSSEALPFSMYLNLDKPLIGFWLLLACPWVLALKNKRPLASLAWTLPLVIAVCLGGAWLLAMIAWAPKWPEQAWIWAMNNLLLVCLTEELLFRGYIQGGLQRLLKNQNLALLLAASLFGLAHLGGGWQWVLLAGLAGVGYGLAYRHGGIFAAVLCHFGLNLAHFAGFSYPMLAPL comes from the coding sequence ATGCTTGCCCCGCAATGGATCGGCCTGGCGCTGCTCGGCCTCGGTTACCTCTTCGCCCTGCTCAAGGGCAACCTCGGCCTGCTGGCCCTGCCCACCCTGATTGCCCTGCTGTGTGCAGGCTTGCTGGTACGCCGCGCGAGCCTCTGGCAAAAGCTGGTCGGCCATGCCCTGTTCGTGCTCCTGGCCTTTGCCCTGGCCCTGCACATGCTGCCCGGTTTCAGCGGCGCCAAGGTCATCGACAAGGTGCGTTTTAGCAGCGAAGCCCTGCCCTTCTCCATGTACCTGAACCTCGACAAGCCGCTGATCGGCTTCTGGCTGCTGCTGGCGTGCCCCTGGGTGCTGGCCCTGAAGAACAAGCGCCCACTGGCGAGCCTGGCCTGGACCTTGCCATTGGTCATCGCGGTCTGCCTGGGCGGCGCCTGGCTGCTGGCAATGATCGCCTGGGCGCCGAAGTGGCCTGAACAGGCGTGGATCTGGGCCATGAACAACCTGCTGCTGGTGTGCCTGACCGAAGAGCTGCTGTTTCGCGGCTACATCCAGGGCGGCCTGCAACGCCTGCTGAAAAACCAGAACCTGGCCCTGCTGCTGGCCGCCAGCCTGTTCGGCCTGGCCCATCTTGGTGGCGGCTGGCAATGGGTGCTGCTGGCTGGGCTTGCCGGTGTCGGCTACGGCCTGGCATACCGTCATGGCGGCATTTTCGCCGCAGTACTCTGCCATTTCGGCCTGAACCTGGCGCATTTCGCCGGTTTCAGTTACCCGATGCTGGCGCCGTTGTGA
- the acnA gene encoding aconitate hydratase AcnA, protein MPSLDSLKTLKTLTVDDRLYHYYSLPDAAHSLGDLQRLPMSLKVLLENLLRWEDGKTVTSGDLSALANWLKERRSDREIQYRPARVLMQDFTGVPAVVDLAAMRAAMAKAGGDPQRINPLSPVDLVIDHSVMVDRYASQQAFAQNVDIEMQRNGERYAFLRWGQNAFDNFSVVPPGTGICHQVNLEYLGRTVWTREEDGRTYAFPDTLVGTDSHTTMINGLGVLGWGVGGIEAEAAMLGQPVSMLIPEVIGFKLTGKLREGITATDLVLTVTQMLRKKGVVGKFVEFYGDGLADLPLADRATIANMAPEYGATCGFFPVDQITLDYLRLSGRPEATVKLVEAYCKAQGLWRLPGQEPVFSDALALDMNEVEASLAGPKRPQDRVALGNVSQAFDDFIGLQLKPSSKEEGRLESEGGGGVAVGNADQAGEVSYEYQGQQHLLRNGAVVIAAITSCTNTSNPSVMMAAGLVAKKAVEKGLQRKPWVKSSLAPGSKVVTDYYKAAGLTQYLDALGFDLVGYGCTTCIGNSGPLDDAIEKAITSADLTVASVLSGNRNFEGRVHPLVKTNWLASPPLVVAYALAGSVRVDISREPLGVGKDGQPVYLRDIWPSQKEIADAVASVDTAMFHKEYAEVFAGDAQWQAIEVPQAATYVWQDDSTYIQHPPFFDDITGPLPVIEDIHGARVLALLGDSVTTDHISPAGNIKADSPAGRYLREKGVEPRDFNSYGSRRGNHEVMMRGTFANIRIRNEMLGGEEGGNTLYVPSGEKMAIYDAAMRYQADRTPLVVIAGQEYGTGSSRDWAAKGTNLLGVKAVLAESFERIHRSNLVGMGVLPLQFKPGQNRKSLALDGRERIDILGLSHAKVQPHMTLNLKITREDGRQEQIEVLCRIDTLNEVEYFKAGGILHYVLRQLIAA, encoded by the coding sequence ATGCCCTCGCTCGATAGCCTGAAAACCCTCAAGACCCTGACGGTCGATGATCGTCTCTACCACTATTACAGCCTGCCCGACGCCGCCCACAGCCTCGGCGACCTGCAGCGCCTGCCGATGTCGCTGAAAGTGCTGCTGGAAAACCTGCTGCGCTGGGAAGACGGCAAGACCGTCACCAGCGGCGACCTTTCGGCGCTGGCCAACTGGCTCAAGGAGCGGCGTTCCGACCGCGAAATCCAGTACCGCCCGGCGCGGGTGCTGATGCAGGACTTTACCGGCGTACCGGCGGTGGTCGACCTCGCCGCCATGCGCGCGGCCATGGCCAAGGCCGGCGGCGACCCGCAGCGGATCAACCCGTTGTCGCCGGTGGACCTGGTCATCGATCACTCGGTGATGGTCGACCGCTACGCCAGCCAGCAGGCCTTTGCCCAGAACGTCGACATCGAAATGCAGCGCAACGGCGAACGCTACGCCTTCCTGCGCTGGGGCCAGAACGCCTTCGACAACTTCAGCGTGGTGCCGCCGGGCACCGGTATCTGCCACCAGGTCAACCTCGAGTACCTGGGGCGCACCGTCTGGACCCGTGAAGAAGACGGGCGCACCTACGCCTTCCCCGACACCCTGGTCGGCACCGACTCGCACACCACCATGATCAACGGCCTGGGCGTGCTCGGCTGGGGCGTCGGCGGTATCGAGGCGGAGGCTGCAATGCTCGGCCAGCCGGTGTCGATGCTGATCCCGGAAGTGATCGGTTTCAAGCTGACCGGCAAGCTGCGCGAAGGCATCACCGCCACCGACCTGGTGCTGACCGTCACGCAGATGCTGCGTAAAAAAGGCGTGGTCGGCAAATTCGTCGAGTTCTACGGCGACGGCCTGGCCGACCTGCCCCTGGCTGACCGCGCCACCATCGCCAATATGGCACCGGAGTATGGCGCCACCTGCGGCTTCTTCCCGGTCGACCAGATCACCCTCGATTACCTGCGCCTGTCGGGCCGTCCTGAAGCCACGGTGAAACTGGTCGAGGCTTACTGCAAAGCCCAGGGCCTGTGGCGCCTACCCGGCCAGGAGCCGGTGTTCAGCGACGCCCTGGCCCTGGACATGAACGAAGTCGAAGCGAGCCTGGCCGGGCCCAAGCGCCCGCAAGACCGTGTCGCCCTGGGCAATGTCAGCCAGGCCTTCGATGACTTCATCGGCCTGCAACTCAAGCCCTCGAGCAAGGAAGAAGGTCGCCTTGAAAGCGAAGGCGGTGGCGGCGTGGCGGTGGGCAATGCCGACCAGGCCGGTGAAGTCAGCTATGAATACCAGGGCCAGCAACACCTGCTCAGAAACGGCGCGGTGGTGATCGCGGCGATCACCTCCTGTACCAACACCTCCAACCCCAGCGTGATGATGGCAGCCGGGCTGGTGGCGAAAAAGGCAGTGGAAAAAGGCCTGCAGCGCAAGCCCTGGGTCAAGAGCTCGCTGGCCCCCGGCTCCAAGGTGGTTACCGACTACTACAAGGCCGCCGGCCTGACCCAATACCTCGACGCCTTGGGCTTCGACCTGGTGGGCTATGGCTGCACCACCTGCATCGGCAACTCCGGCCCGCTGGACGACGCCATCGAAAAAGCCATCACCAGCGCCGACCTCACCGTCGCCTCGGTGCTCTCGGGCAACCGCAACTTCGAGGGCCGCGTGCACCCGCTGGTGAAAACCAACTGGCTGGCCTCGCCACCGCTGGTGGTCGCCTATGCCCTGGCCGGCAGCGTGCGCGTGGATATCAGCCGCGAACCGCTGGGCGTCGGCAAGGATGGCCAGCCGGTGTACCTGCGCGACATCTGGCCCAGCCAGAAAGAAATTGCCGACGCCGTGGCCAGCGTCGATACCGCGATGTTCCACAAGGAGTACGCCGAGGTGTTTGCCGGCGACGCCCAATGGCAAGCCATCGAAGTACCGCAGGCGGCCACCTATGTCTGGCAGGACGATTCCACCTACATCCAGCATCCGCCGTTCTTTGACGACATTACCGGGCCGCTGCCGGTCATCGAGGATATTCACGGCGCCAGGGTCCTGGCCCTGCTGGGCGATTCGGTGACCACCGACCACATTTCCCCGGCCGGCAACATCAAGGCAGACAGCCCGGCCGGACGTTACCTGCGGGAAAAAGGCGTCGAGCCGCGCGACTTCAACTCCTACGGCTCACGCCGGGGCAACCATGAAGTGATGATGCGCGGCACCTTCGCCAATATCCGCATTCGCAACGAGATGCTCGGCGGTGAAGAAGGCGGCAACACTCTCTATGTGCCCAGCGGCGAGAAGATGGCGATCTACGACGCGGCCATGCGCTACCAGGCCGATCGCACGCCACTGGTGGTGATTGCCGGCCAGGAATACGGCACCGGCTCCAGCCGCGACTGGGCCGCCAAGGGCACCAACCTGCTGGGGGTCAAGGCGGTGCTGGCGGAGAGCTTCGAACGCATCCACCGCTCCAACCTGGTGGGCATGGGCGTGTTGCCGTTGCAATTCAAGCCCGGGCAGAACCGCAAGAGCCTGGCCCTGGACGGCCGCGAGCGTATCGACATTCTTGGCCTGAGCCATGCAAAGGTGCAGCCGCACATGACCCTGAACCTGAAGATCACCCGCGAGGACGGTCGCCAGGAGCAGATCGAAGTGCTGTGCCGCATCGATACCCTCAATGAAGTGGAGTACTTCAAGGCCGGCGGGATTCTTCACTATGTACTGCGGCAATTGATCGCAGCCTGA
- the rlmM gene encoding 23S rRNA (cytidine(2498)-2'-O)-methyltransferase RlmM, whose translation MNTLFMHCRPGFESEVCAEIAEHAARLNVAGYAKAKPQSACAEFICNDAEGAEQLMRELRFAQLIFPRQWARGAFIELPETDRISVLLEALADYPQCGSLWLEVMDTNDGKELSTFCRKFEVPLRKALSKAGRLVEDAHKPRLLLTFVSGRRVFVGLAAADNSAMWPMGIPRLKFPREAPSRSTLKLEEAWHHFIPRDQWDARLSDDMTGVDLGAAPGGWTYQLVKRGMLVTAIDNGPMAESLMDTGLVQHLMADGFTYKPRQTVDWMVCDIVEKPARSAALLETWLGEGLCREAVVNLKLPMKQRYAEVRRLLERIEEGFKARKVKVSIGCKQLYHDREEVTCHLRRLDLKPR comes from the coding sequence ATGAATACCCTGTTTATGCATTGCCGGCCCGGTTTCGAGAGCGAAGTCTGTGCCGAAATCGCCGAGCACGCCGCGCGCCTGAATGTCGCCGGCTATGCCAAGGCCAAGCCGCAGAGCGCCTGCGCCGAGTTCATCTGCAACGACGCCGAAGGTGCCGAGCAACTGATGCGCGAGCTGCGTTTTGCCCAACTGATCTTCCCCCGGCAATGGGCCCGCGGCGCGTTCATCGAGCTGCCGGAAACCGACCGCATCAGCGTTCTGCTCGAGGCCCTGGCCGATTACCCGCAGTGTGGCAGCCTGTGGCTGGAGGTGATGGACACCAACGATGGCAAAGAACTGTCGACCTTCTGTCGCAAGTTCGAAGTGCCGCTGCGCAAGGCCCTGAGCAAGGCCGGGCGCCTGGTTGAGGATGCGCACAAACCACGATTGCTGCTGACCTTCGTCAGCGGCCGGCGGGTGTTTGTCGGCCTGGCGGCGGCGGATAACTCGGCGATGTGGCCGATGGGTATTCCGCGCCTGAAGTTCCCCCGCGAAGCGCCGAGCCGTTCGACCCTCAAGCTGGAAGAGGCCTGGCACCACTTCATCCCTCGCGATCAGTGGGATGCGCGCCTGTCCGACGACATGACCGGGGTAGACCTGGGCGCTGCGCCGGGCGGCTGGACTTACCAACTGGTCAAGCGCGGCATGCTGGTGACCGCCATCGACAACGGGCCGATGGCTGAGAGCCTGATGGACACTGGCCTGGTCCAGCACCTGATGGCCGACGGCTTTACCTACAAGCCCAGGCAGACCGTGGACTGGATGGTCTGTGACATCGTCGAGAAGCCGGCGCGCAGTGCCGCCCTGCTCGAAACCTGGCTCGGCGAGGGCTTGTGCCGCGAGGCGGTGGTCAACCTCAAGCTGCCGATGAAGCAGCGTTACGCCGAAGTGCGGCGCCTGCTCGAGCGCATCGAAGAGGGCTTCAAGGCGCGCAAGGTCAAGGTCTCGATCGGCTGCAAGCAGCTGTATCACGACCGTGAGGAAGTGACCTGCCACCTGCGGCGCCTGGATCTGAAACCGCGCTGA
- the tusA gene encoding sulfurtransferase TusA: MTDFTPDAILDATGLNCPEPVMMLHQYIRDLAPGGLLKVIATDPSTRRDIPKFCVFLDHELVQQQEEAGTYLYWIRKKLG, encoded by the coding sequence ATGACTGACTTCACCCCAGATGCCATCCTCGACGCCACCGGCCTGAACTGCCCGGAGCCGGTGATGATGCTGCACCAGTACATTCGCGACCTGGCCCCCGGCGGCCTGCTCAAGGTGATCGCCACCGATCCCTCGACCCGTCGCGATATCCCCAAGTTTTGCGTGTTCCTCGACCATGAACTGGTCCAGCAGCAGGAAGAGGCGGGCACTTACCTGTACTGGATCCGCAAGAAGCTCGGTTAA
- a CDS encoding MATE family efflux transporter, translated as MTAETQTPALSRPTRIRSELRGLLMLATPIIIAQLATTAMGFVDAVMAGRVSPRDLAAVALGNSIWIPVYLLMTGILLATTPKVAQRYGAGQHAEIGPLVRQALWLALCVGLIASGLLLSAEPILQVMKVDPQLVAPSMGYLQGIAFGFPGVALYYVLRCYSDALGRTRPSMVIGLSGLLLNIPLNYVLIYGHFGMPALGGVGCGWASGIVMWFMALSMAAWTHWAPAYARQRVLVRLDKPQWPVIKRLVGVGLPIGIAVFAESSIFAVIALLIGSLGPTVVAGHQIALNISSLLFMIPYSLGMAVTVRVGQAIGAGLPRQARFAALVGLGAALVFACFSASLILLMREPIASIYTPDTAVIQIAAMLIVYAALYQFSDAIQVIAAGALRGYQDTRVTMILTLFAYWGIGLPVGYVLGLTDLFGPASGPNGLWEGLIAGLTCAALMLAIRLARSSAKHIRRAEKR; from the coding sequence ATGACCGCCGAGACCCAAACCCCCGCCCTGTCGCGCCCGACGCGGATCCGCAGCGAGCTGCGCGGCCTGCTGATGCTGGCCACGCCAATCATCATTGCCCAGTTGGCGACCACCGCCATGGGTTTTGTCGATGCGGTGATGGCCGGCCGGGTCAGCCCCCGCGACCTGGCAGCCGTGGCGCTGGGTAACTCGATCTGGATTCCGGTGTACCTGCTGATGACCGGCATCCTGCTGGCGACCACGCCCAAGGTTGCCCAGCGCTATGGCGCCGGCCAGCATGCCGAGATCGGCCCGCTGGTGCGCCAGGCATTGTGGCTGGCACTGTGCGTCGGCCTGATCGCCAGTGGCCTGCTGCTCAGCGCCGAACCGATCTTGCAGGTGATGAAAGTCGACCCGCAACTGGTGGCGCCGAGCATGGGCTATTTGCAGGGCATTGCCTTCGGCTTCCCCGGTGTCGCCCTTTATTACGTGTTGCGCTGCTACAGCGATGCCCTGGGCCGGACCCGGCCGAGCATGGTCATCGGCTTGTCCGGGCTGCTGCTGAACATTCCGCTGAACTATGTACTGATTTACGGCCACTTCGGCATGCCGGCTCTGGGCGGCGTCGGTTGCGGCTGGGCCAGCGGCATCGTCATGTGGTTCATGGCCTTGAGCATGGCCGCCTGGACCCACTGGGCCCCGGCCTATGCCCGCCAGCGCGTGCTGGTGCGCCTGGACAAGCCGCAATGGCCGGTGATCAAGCGCCTGGTCGGCGTCGGCCTGCCGATCGGCATCGCGGTATTCGCCGAGTCGAGCATCTTCGCAGTGATTGCCCTGCTGATCGGCAGCCTCGGCCCGACCGTGGTGGCCGGGCACCAGATTGCCCTGAACATCAGCTCGCTGCTGTTCATGATTCCGTATTCGCTGGGGATGGCGGTGACCGTGCGGGTTGGCCAGGCGATCGGCGCCGGGCTACCGCGCCAGGCGCGCTTCGCCGCCCTGGTGGGCCTGGGTGCGGCGCTGGTGTTTGCCTGCTTCTCGGCCAGCCTGATCCTGCTGATGCGCGAGCCCATCGCCTCGATCTACACCCCGGACACGGCGGTGATCCAGATTGCCGCGATGCTGATCGTGTATGCCGCGCTGTATCAGTTCTCCGACGCCATCCAGGTGATTGCCGCCGGCGCCCTGCGCGGTTACCAGGACACCCGGGTGACCATGATCCTGACCCTGTTCGCCTACTGGGGCATCGGCTTGCCGGTGGGTTACGTGCTCGGCCTGACCGACCTGTTCGGCCCGGCAAGCGGCCCTAACGGCCTGTGGGAAGGCCTGATTGCCGGCCTCACCTGCGCGGCGCTGATGCTGGCGATTCGCTTGGCGCGCAGCAGCGCCAAGCACATTCGCCGCGCTGAAAAGCGTTAA
- the pdxB gene encoding 4-phosphoerythronate dehydrogenase PdxB gives MLIVADENIPLLDAFFAGFGEIRRYPGRAIDAACVKDADVLLVRSVTKVDRTLLEGSQVKFVGTCTIGTDHLALDYFAEAGIHWSSAPGCNARGVVDYVLGSLLTLAELDGASLPARTYGVVGAGEVGGRLVEVLRDLGWQVLVCDPPRQAREGGDYVSLEQIIEQCDVISLHTPLARSGELPTWHLLGQAQLARLRPGAWLINASRGPVVDNQALRQLLRERDDIQAVLDVWEGEPQVDLALADLCVIATPHIAGYSLDGKQRGTAQIYQAFCAWRGEPAEVQLSDLLPQPWLTEIALQAETDPAWALATLCRAVYDPRRDDADFRRSLSRDPAQQKAAFDNLRKHYPPRREIEGLAVRLHGEAPQLAQLVRALGGVLV, from the coding sequence ATGCTGATTGTTGCTGACGAGAATATCCCGCTGCTCGATGCCTTCTTTGCCGGTTTTGGCGAAATCCGCCGCTACCCCGGGCGAGCGATCGATGCCGCCTGCGTCAAGGATGCCGATGTGCTGCTGGTGCGTTCAGTGACCAAGGTCGATCGCACTTTGCTCGAAGGCAGCCAGGTGAAGTTTGTCGGCACCTGCACCATCGGCACCGATCACCTGGCCCTGGATTATTTCGCCGAGGCTGGTATTCACTGGTCCAGCGCGCCAGGCTGCAACGCCCGCGGGGTGGTCGACTATGTGCTCGGCAGCCTGCTGACCCTGGCCGAGCTCGACGGCGCCAGCTTGCCTGCGCGCACCTATGGGGTGGTCGGCGCCGGGGAAGTCGGTGGGCGTCTGGTCGAGGTGCTGCGCGACCTTGGCTGGCAGGTGCTGGTGTGCGACCCGCCGCGCCAGGCGCGCGAAGGCGGCGACTATGTGAGCCTGGAGCAGATCATCGAGCAGTGCGACGTCATTAGCCTGCACACCCCGCTGGCCCGTAGCGGCGAGCTGCCGACCTGGCACCTGCTGGGCCAGGCGCAACTGGCCCGCCTGCGCCCCGGCGCCTGGCTGATCAATGCCAGCCGCGGCCCGGTGGTCGACAATCAGGCTTTACGCCAGTTGCTGCGTGAGCGCGACGATATCCAGGCGGTGCTCGACGTCTGGGAGGGCGAGCCCCAGGTCGACCTGGCCCTGGCCGACCTCTGCGTGATCGCCACCCCGCATATTGCCGGCTACAGCCTGGACGGCAAGCAGCGCGGCACCGCGCAGATCTACCAGGCGTTTTGCGCCTGGCGTGGCGAACCTGCCGAGGTGCAACTGAGCGACCTGCTGCCACAGCCGTGGCTGACCGAAATCGCCTTGCAGGCCGAGACCGATCCGGCCTGGGCCCTCGCGACCCTGTGCCGTGCGGTGTATGACCCGCGCCGTGACGATGCCGATTTTCGCCGCAGCTTGAGCCGCGACCCGGCGCAGCAGAAGGCCGCCTTCGACAACTTGCGCAAGCACTACCCACCGCGCCGTGAAATCGAAGGCCTGGCCGTGCGCCTGCACGGTGAAGCGCCGCAACTGGCACAGCTGGTCCGCGCCTTGGGCGGCGTGCTGGTGTAA
- a CDS encoding PA1571 family protein, with protein MSLQHQGNTQEKPAPNPQASVGGTIIDKDGNEITITEEMIQQACEKLEKSRVELAKKD; from the coding sequence ATGAGCTTGCAACATCAAGGCAACACCCAGGAAAAACCCGCGCCTAACCCGCAGGCATCGGTAGGCGGCACGATCATCGACAAGGATGGCAATGAGATCACCATCACCGAGGAGATGATCCAGCAGGCCTGCGAGAAGCTGGAAAAAAGCCGGGTAGAACTCGCCAAGAAAGACTGA